GGTTTCAAGCTTCCTGATGATTTGATCTACTTTAAATGGTTCTTCAGCCCTTACAGAAGTAGCTTTTTTCAAATCATTTAAGAGTTTTTTACGTCTTGTTTTATGAGAATGCAACTCCAATACAAATTTACCTAAACCTACTTTTGTTAAACGGTCCCTAACCACATCTAATGCAGCCATTTTCTCACTAACAAAAAGTACAGATTTTCCTTCAGCCAAAAGTTCAGCTATTAAATTTACAATAGTCTGTGATTTTCCCGTGCCTGGAGGTCCTTCCACAACTAAATTACGACCTGCTTTAACATCCTGAATAGCTGCAATCTGTGAAGAGTCAGCATCTAAAACCTGATACATATTCTCATATTCCAAGGTAGAGTCAATATCCTCTTCCTTAAATGAGTCCTTATCGTTTTTACTTGGATTGAAAATAGCTTGAATCAATTCATTTTTAGTTAAATCCACATTGTCAGCCCAGCTTTTAGGATTTAAATCATTGTACATAACAAATTTAGTGAAACTGAAAAATCCTAAAGCTACATTATCATTTACTTTCCAGTTTCTAATTGGACTAACTGCCTGTTTAACTTCCCTTAAATAATGATCAATAACTTCTCCATATTTTTTAGGATGGAATTCAGGTAATTCAATACCATTTTCTCTTAATTTAGCTTTAAGAGATATATTAGTCTGTAAATCTTCCCCAGTCCAAGATAATTCAAAGGACTTACCTACTTTTTTACGTTCCATTACAACTGGAATAAGAACTAATGGTGCCAAATTCTTTTGTTTTGGCTTGGTATTATCATTCCATTCTAAAAATCCAACAGCTAAATAGAGAATATTATAACCTTTCTCCTGGAGCATTGTTTTTGCCTGGTTATTTATGTAAAATAATCTCTTTTGAAGCTCATTAGGAGTTAAGTTAGTTTGTAAAGTATTATCAGGACCAGTGAATCTGGAAAAATCAATTGGTGAATGATCCCATATTGAAAATCGAGACTTTTCTTCCTTTTCTTCTTTTTTATTAGCTACAAAATACATTTTTTTATTTTGTAGGACTAATGTTTGGTAAACATTGATGGTTGATTGATTTACAACAGTTATTGTTTTTGCTCTTGCTTTAAAGTTAAGAAGTTGATTTCTTAAAGTTAAATCCAATAACTCCTTACGTAAATTTTCAAACTCCTTTTCAATTTTATTAGAAGATGTCTTTAACATAATCGATTTTCCTTTTTAAAAAATAATAACAAACTCACAACATTAATATTAATGTATATTTATTTTAGTATAACATTAATAAATCTTTCGAACTTCCAAATAAAATAAGTTTAAATTAAAAATTACCAATAAATAAATGTTAAAAAACAGTATACAATTATTTAAATCAACAGTTTAATCAAATAATGGTTTAAAGTTTTTTATAAGGACCATCAGAAGATAATTTTTCACTAGCTATTAAAGAAGCAAAATTACCAGCTTCAAGTGATGATTTAGCCTCTAATTTTTTAGAAATATATGCTGCCATATATGTATCACCACATCCTGTAGAATCTACAATATACTTCTGCTCTACAGGTTCAATAATAATTTCGTTATCATTGATATTTGAGATAATTCTGGAACCTTTACTTCCATTTGTTACAATAATTTCTCCCACATTACAGCTTGAAAAATCATTATCCTCAAACATAATGTCAAATTCATTTTCATCTAAAAATATTCCAGATGTGTCATTAACAATAGCTTGTATATTTGAATTTTTATCTAATAGAATACCATTGTATCCATCATCATTTTCCAAAGAATCTTTTTTTCTTAAAAAACCCTGAATAGATAAATAAATAGGAACCTTGAAATTCTTTAAATAATCCATAGTTTCTCTTGGAAAATCATATTGATTTAAAGGATTAATGACAAATGCATCAATTTTATCAATCTTATCTAAAATAGGCTTTAATTCATCTACAAAAATAGGAATATTTGCAAAATTAGACAGCTGAACTCTCAAATCAAGATTATCCTCATTAGGATATTCATTTATAAAAAAGTGTGTATCCTCTTTTAAAAGAGCTATTACTTTATTTTTATCTGGAAATTTATCTATTATATCTAAATTTGATAAGTTTACAATAGCTAGATAATCAATATTTAAAGCTTCATATACAAAAGCCTGAAAAAAAGTTGCCCCACCTACTTTAGATTCTTTCATACCATTTTTTATAATGATATCTTCAGTAGCAGGCCCTAAAACTACAAGTGTCATGAAAAAAAAATAAAGTAAAGGAATTAGATTCCTCTATCTTGCATTCTGTCAGCTTCAGTTAAAGTAGACATTTCAATACCTTTCATTGCTTCACCAAGGCCTTTGGAAACTTCAGCTAAAACTTCAGGTTTATCATAGTTAGCTGTTGCTTCTACAATAGCTTCAGCAAATGCTACAGGATTATTGGATTTGAAAATACCTGAACCAACAAAAATACCATCTGAACCTAATTGCATCATTAAAGAAGCATCTGCAGGAGTAGCTATTCCACCAGCAGCAAAGTTAACAACAGGTAATTTACCAAGTTCAGCAGTTTCTTTTACAAGATCAATTGGAGCTTCAATTTTTCTTGCATATTTCCAGATTTCTTCTTCATCTAAACCTTGAATAGTTCTGATTTCACCCATTACCATTCTCATATGACGAACTGCTTCAACAATATTTCCTGTTCCAGGTTCACCTTTAGTACGGATCATTGCTGCACCTTCATCAATTCTCCTTAAAGCTTCCCCTAAATTACGTGCACCACATACGAAAGGAATGGTGAATTCTTTCTTGTTAATGTGATATTCTTCATCAGCAGGTGTAAGTACTTCACTTTCATCAATCATATCTACACCCAATGTTTCTAAAATTTGAGCTTCTGCAATATGGCCGATTCTTGCTTTAGCCATTACAGGAATAGAAACTGCATCAACTACTTCTTCAACAATAGTAGGATCAGCCATTCTAGCTACTCCACCAGCAGCACGAATATCTGCAGGTACTTTTTCTAAAGCCATTACAGCAACAGCACCAGCATCTTCAGCAATAGCTGCTTGTTCAGCATTAACAACATCCATAATGACTCCACCTTTAGTCATTTTAGCAAAGCCTTCTTTTAAAACAGTAGTTCCTTTTTTCATGAGTAGTCTCCAATAAAAATTATTAAAAATATTTTTAAAATTAAAATATTACCTTTAACTCTCTCTTTTTTAACATAAGTATTTTATCAAAAATAAGTGAAAAAATCAATATTTTTCAATTTAAATTATAAAATTAATCAAGCTCATCATGAGGTATCCTATAGTAAGGGTCATCAAGATAATTAACTTCAATTAAACCTTCTGCATTATCTAACAAATCAGCACTGTCCCTACTTAAATAGCTTAATAAAACCTTTTTACCTCTCTTAGCATACTTGGCAGTTACTTCATTAATAATATCAATAGCTGAATGGTCCATAACTCTTGACTGGGAGAAATTTATAACAACACTATCTGGATCGCCATCATAGTCAAATAATTCTTTAAAACTTGATGTTGAACCAAAAAACAGCGGCCCTTGAATTTCATAATATTTGACATCATGTTTTTTATCATAACTAACAATAGCCGTAATTCTTTTTGAATTTTCCCAGGCAAAGGATAATGCTGAAATAACCACACCTAAAATAACAGCCAATGCAAGATTATCAAATATAACAGTGACTAAAGTAACAACAACCATTACAACAACATCAATATTTGGAACATTA
This window of the Methanobrevibacter woesei genome carries:
- a CDS encoding PfkB family carbohydrate kinase, which gives rise to MTLVVLGPATEDIIIKNGMKESKVGGATFFQAFVYEALNIDYLAIVNLSNLDIIDKFPDKNKVIALLKEDTHFFINEYPNEDNLDLRVQLSNFANIPIFVDELKPILDKIDKIDAFVINPLNQYDFPRETMDYLKNFKVPIYLSIQGFLRKKDSLENDDGYNGILLDKNSNIQAIVNDTSGIFLDENEFDIMFEDNDFSSCNVGEIIVTNGSKGSRIISNINDNEIIIEPVEQKYIVDSTGCGDTYMAAYISKKLEAKSSLEAGNFASLIASEKLSSDGPYKKL
- the pdxS gene encoding pyridoxal 5'-phosphate synthase lyase subunit PdxS, giving the protein MKKGTTVLKEGFAKMTKGGVIMDVVNAEQAAIAEDAGAVAVMALEKVPADIRAAGGVARMADPTIVEEVVDAVSIPVMAKARIGHIAEAQILETLGVDMIDESEVLTPADEEYHINKKEFTIPFVCGARNLGEALRRIDEGAAMIRTKGEPGTGNIVEAVRHMRMVMGEIRTIQGLDEEEIWKYARKIEAPIDLVKETAELGKLPVVNFAAGGIATPADASLMMQLGSDGIFVGSGIFKSNNPVAFAEAIVEATANYDKPEVLAEVSKGLGEAMKGIEMSTLTEADRMQDRGI